One window from the genome of Epinephelus fuscoguttatus linkage group LG3, E.fuscoguttatus.final_Chr_v1 encodes:
- the npb gene encoding neuropeptide B, translating to MERSVRFAVVCVGVSLLISCHPVEAWYKQSTGPSYYSVGRASGLLSGIRRSPYVRRSESEETLMESGETAGNNVIPETNRQISILKSMAICVKDISPNLKSCELLRDGTGTFQCKADVFLTLDSLDCLSA from the exons ATGGAGAGGTCAGTCAGGTTTGCCGTGGTGTGCGTCGGTGTGTCTCTGCTCATCTCCTGCCATCCAGTCGAAGCTTGGTACAAGCAGTCGACCGGGCCCAGTTACTACTCGGTGGGTCGTGCCTCCGGTTTGCTGTCCGGTATCAGGAGGTCGCCTTACGTCCGGAGGTCCGAGTCTGAGGAGACGCTGATGGAGAGCGGGGAGACGGCAGGTAACAACGTGATTCCAGAGACTAACAGGCAGATCTCCATACTGAAAAGCATG GCCATCTGCGTAAAGGACATCTCTCCAAACCTGAAGAGCTGCGAGCTGCTGCGGGACGGGACGGGCACCTTCCAGTGCAAGGCGGACGTCTTCCTCACCCTGGACTCCCTGGACTGCCTGTCCGCGTGA
- the sgsh gene encoding N-sulphoglucosamine sulphohydrolase, producing MLLELFFLTLASCDTGESKTRNVLLIIADDAGFETEVYNNSVVHTPHLRSLAQRSVVFSNAFTSVSSCSPSRSTILTGLPQHQNGMYGLHQGVHHFNSFDGVQSLPLLLSKANIHTGIIGKKHVGPGSVYPFDYAYTEENNSVLQVGRNITRIKLLVRKFFQTHKEEASERRRKKDENKDNLKEEERPFLLYVAFHDTHRCGHSQPQYGAFCEKFGNGEMGMGRIPDWTPEYYTPEQVKVPPFVPDTPAARADLAAQYTTVSRLDQGIGLVLQELRDAGYENDTLVIYSSDNGIPFPNGRTNLYRSGTAEPMLVSSPEHRERWGDTSQAYVSLLDITPTILDWFSIPYPSYSLPGSPNTPVHLTGRSLLPALVTEPSNWHTVYASQSLHEVTMYYPTRSIHQGTYHLLHNLHYRMPFPIDQDFYVSPTFQDLLNRTRLREPTHWFKTLEQYYYRERWELFDSRTDPLETRNLVSDPFYSAVLESLRQSLQKWQWETGDPWVCGPDYVLEDKLEPHCRPLYNGL from the exons CTGATGATGCAGGTTTTGAGACAGAGGTGTACAACAACTCTGTGGTCCACACCCCCCACCTGCGCTCTCTGGCCCAGCGTAGTGTGGTGTTCAGCAATGCCTTCACCTCTGTCAGCAGCTGCTCCCCCAGCCGCTCCACCATCCTCACCGGCCTGCCGCAG cacCAGAATGGCATGTACGGGCTTCATCAAGGTGTTCACCACTTCAACTCATTTGATGGAGTACAAAGTCTGCCGCTGCTCCTCAGCAAAGCTAACATACACACAG GTATAATTGGGAAGAAACATGTCGGCCCTGGATCCGTTTACCCTTTTGATTATGCCTACACAGAGGAGAACAACTCTGTCCTCCAGGTGGGGAGGAACATCACCCGTATCAAACTCCTGGTCCGCAAGTTTTTCCAGACCCATAAAGAAGAAGCCTCTGAACGAAGGCGAAAGAAAGATGAGAATAAAGACAatttaaaagaagaagagaggccGTTTTTACTGTATGTTGCCTTTCACGACACCCACCGCTGTGGACACTCGCAGCCCCAATATGGAGCTTTCTGCGAGAAGTTTGGGAATGGTGAAATGGGGATGGGCAGGATACCCGACTGGACACCAGAATATTACACACCAGAACAAGTAAag GTTCCTCCTTTTGTGCCAGACACACCTGCGGCACGAGCCGACTTGGCTGCACAGTACACCACAGTTAGCAGACTGGACCAAG GTATCGGTTTGGTTCTTCAGGAGCTCAGGGACGCTGGTTATGAGAACGACACTCTCGTCATCTACAGCTCAGATAATGGCATCCCCTTTCCAAACGGCAGGACCAACCTGTATCGCTCCGGGACAGCAGAGCCCATGCTGGTGTCCTCTCCAGAGCACAGGGAGCGATGGGGAGACACCAGCCAGGCCTACGTCAGCCTGCTGG acatCACTCCCACTATTCTTGACTGGTTCTCCATTCCCTACCCGTCCTACAGCCTCCCCGGCAGTCCCAACACCCCGGTCCACCTCACTGGTCGCTCCTTACTGCCTGCTCTGGTCACTGAGCCCAGCAACTGGCACACAGTCTACGCCAGCCAGTCCCTCCATGAG GTAACCATGTACTACCCAACCCGCTCCATCCACCAGGGGACATACCACCTTCTGCACAACCTGCACTACCGTATGCCATTCCCCATCGACCAGGACTTTTACGTTTCACCCACCTTCCAGGACCTGCTGAACCGTACGAGGCTTAGAGAGCCCACACACTGGTTCAAAACCCTAGAGCAGTATTACTACAGGGAGCGCTGGGAGCTGTTCGACTCCAG GACAGACCCACTGGAGACGAGGAACCTGGTATCAGATCCGTTCTACAGCGCCGTGCTGGAGAGCCTGAGGCAGAGTCTGCAGAAGTGGCAGTGGGAGACGGGTGACCCCTGGGTCTGTGGACCCGACTATGTCCTGGAGGACAAACTGGAGCCGCACTGCAGACCACTCTACAATGGACTCTGA